The sequence CGGAGCAGAGCGGTCTCGCCGACCGCCTCCTGGCACATCCGGTAGACCTCGACCGCGCTCTCGGTACCGGCGAACTTCACCCCGCCGGCCTCGCCCGGGGCGGGTGCGCCGGCACCCACGGCGCCGACCAGTCGCCAGTTCAGCAGGCGCGTCGCCGCGAGCCGGGCGTACGCCTCCGCGAGCCGGGCGCGCACCCACGGCTCGTCGATCCGGCGGCGACCGGTCGCGGAGTCGGGAGTGCGGGCGTGGGCGAGTGCCTCCTCGTGGAAGTCCTCGGCCTGCATGCCGATCGCGGCCAGGGCGACACGTTCATGGTTGAGCTGGCTGGTGATGAGCTTCCAGCCGCCGTTCTCCTCCCCGACGAGATGCGTGGCCGGGACGCGTATGCCGTCGTAGTAGGTGGCGGTGGTGGTGATCCCGCCCACGGTGGGGATCGGCGTCCAGGAGAAGCCGGGGGAGTCCGTGGGCACCAGGATGATCGAGATGCCCCGGTGCTTGGGGGCCTCGGGGTCCGTACGGCAGGCAAGCCAGATCCAGTCCGCCTGCTGGGCGTTGCTGGTGAAGATCTTCTGGCCGTCGATGACCCAGTCGTCGCCGTCCCGCACGGCACGGGTCCGCAGGGCCGCCAGGTCCGTACCGGCCTCGGGCTCGCTGTAGCCGATCGCGAAGACCAGGTCGCCGCCGAGGATGCGGGGCAGGAAGTACGCCTTCTGTTCCTCGGTGCCGTACGCCATCAGGGTCGGGCCGACGGTGTTGAGCGTGACCATGGAGACGGGGGCGCCGGCCCGGTACGCCTCGTCGAAGAAGACGAACTGCTCGTCGGGGCCGCGGCCCTGGCCACCGTACTCCTCGGGCCAGCCCAGCCCGAGCAGCCCGTCGGCACCGATCCGGCGGAGCAGGCGACGCTGCCGCGACTCACTCCCGGGCCCTTCCCCGCCCTCCGCCGCCTCCTCCCCTTCGGACATCAACGTACGGAAGTAGGAGCGCAGTTCGACGCTTAGTCGCCGCTGGCGTTCCGTAGGAGCGAGATGCACGGAGGGGCCTCCAGGGCTGCGGACAGGTCACCGGCCGGAGCGCAGCCGTCCGACATCACGACGACGCTCCGGCGACGCCCGGCGAACCGCACTCCCGCATCTGACTGTCCGTCAGATATTGAACCTCTGTCAAGACGCGAGCAGCCCGCACGAGGGCACCGAAGTGCCGCCGTGCGGGCTGCCGTCCGGTCCGCCGGGACCCACCCCCCGGGAGGTCCCGACGAACGCGTCACCCCGGGACGGCCACCGCCACCGGACGGCGACCGTCACCGGACGATCACCAGAAGAAGGGCGTGAAGTTCACCGCGACACTGTGGTCCGACTGGTCGATCGGCACGAAGGCCGAGTTGCTCACCTGGGCGGACGTGTTCTGGTTCGACGCAC is a genomic window of Streptomyces sp. YPW6 containing:
- a CDS encoding acyl-CoA dehydrogenase family protein, encoding MHLAPTERQRRLSVELRSYFRTLMSEGEEAAEGGEGPGSESRQRRLLRRIGADGLLGLGWPEEYGGQGRGPDEQFVFFDEAYRAGAPVSMVTLNTVGPTLMAYGTEEQKAYFLPRILGGDLVFAIGYSEPEAGTDLAALRTRAVRDGDDWVIDGQKIFTSNAQQADWIWLACRTDPEAPKHRGISIILVPTDSPGFSWTPIPTVGGITTTATYYDGIRVPATHLVGEENGGWKLITSQLNHERVALAAIGMQAEDFHEEALAHARTPDSATGRRRIDEPWVRARLAEAYARLAATRLLNWRLVGAVGAGAPAPGEAGGVKFAGTESAVEVYRMCQEAVGETALLRGGSPGCFGPGGELERMNRAAQINTFGGGVGEVQREIVATTRLGMIRSKR